GACCCCTTTTGCAGTGTGGCCTCGTCTGTCAGGAGAGATACAACCCCAGATTCCAGCCTTACTGTCTCATTGGCGCGCCTAATCTTAGAAACTACAATACCCATGAGGCCACTGGGCAAGGATAGGCCTGGTTAAGGACTCAGTCGCCCGTTGCCTTCTGGGAATTGTAGTTTTATTACGTAAAATCGCCGGATAAGGATAGGGTAAACAGTATGTACTAGCCCCAGGGAACTTCAGAATCTGCATCTCAGCCTTCTCCATTCCCGAATCCCGGAGACCTTGCTGtcagcctcttcctccccctGGTCttatctccctccttccctttcccaggACCCAGGGGTCCGTGGTCCCCCCTGCCCTCACCAACGACCCCCATATAGGTATCCTCATTAAGCGACAGTTCCTGGAAATCCTTCACGGCTTTCTCTACCCTTTCCATCATGGCTTTGTGATGCTTCGCGTCCAGATGGCCAGGCAGATAATCTTTCTCCAGGGACTTTAGCGCCAGCACGACAGACGGGTCACACATAACACACTCCTCGGCAGGAAGCAAGCAACCGGCCAGCGCCGCACACAGGAGGGTAAAATGTGGCCCCATTGCAGCCGGCGCGCACAGTTCCCGAAGACCGTTAGGAAGGCTGCTCTCACCCCAAACCGAGAGCAGGAGAACGCTAAACGGAGAAAAGCCAAAATCCATCTTAAGAAATCCCACTGGGCTCCCTACCCATGGGGTCCCCAAACCGCGAAAAGAGGATCTTCAGGAAATCTCCAAATAAAGAGGACCTATGTCGTTCATCAAATGCCTCCGAAGTGTGAAACTGAGCCCCAACCCAGGGGACCCCAAATTTAGGGTTCTCACTGCATCCCAATTGAGAGATCAGAAAAACCGTTAAACAGGAAGCATTCGTAAGTCCCCAAACTCAGGACCTGGAATCTCCCAACCCCATGCGCCCCTTCCCCAAATCCCAAACTATGGAATTTTCCAAGTCCCCAGATTGACGTGATCCTGAACTCCAACCCTTAAGCGCAACCGTGAGGCACTCACCCGCCAGCCCCCAAAAACCTGTTGAACCTCAAGCTGAAGATTCAAAGCCCAAACCAATAAATCATCTAACACAGACCCAACCACGATATTGTCAAACTCGGAAGTCCTTCAAAACCAAAACACATTCCGAATTCCTAAACCTGGGGTCCGTACTAAGACTTAAGCAAGACTCCATGAGGTCCTCCAGACCCAGGGGACCCTTGTTCACCCTTCCCCAAAACTAACGGGCTCCCAATTTGCGGGGCGCACCCTTCTGCTTAGAAAAAGGAGCCCTGGTGCATCCTGAACAGTGATGCACCCTAAAGAGCCGCTCCCCGACCTCGATTCCTGACTTGTGGCTTCTAACACTGGGGTTCGTTGAGGAGCCCGGTCCAGGTTCTGAGGGCTTTTAAAGAAGAACCCGGGGTCATGACCACCTACGCTAATTTTCCCAGGGCTAAAATCAAGGATTTTGTTGGGGACGAGGGTAAGGTTGGTTGCGTGAAATCGAGAGCTTTTCGATGGGGGTCTGAGTCACGGAGGATCCCCTCTCCTCAGGGAACTCCTGCAACCACCCGCTGAGAGCTTCTCACGTAGGGGCCCGAATTCCCTTATAGATATTCCTTGGGCGTTCCTTGGCCCCACCCAGAAACCCAACTCTGTCTGATTGGACTGCAACAAAGGGAGGCCCCGCCTATCGCTCCATGACGTCACAGAGGCTGCAGCCTTTTTGGACTAGAACTTTCCCTGCATCTACCGAAGAGGAAGGCTCCTGACTGCTCTGGCTTCCAGAGTCAAGGACCGGACTCTAGCGTTCAGctttctcccctctccttgcCCCAGGACCCAGGCTTTGGGCTAGATCCGGCCCCCCAAGCCGCTGCCGCCCCTACCGCGGTCCTTGGAAACGGCTGTCGAGCTACGAAGTGGACATTTTAGCCATAAGACTACAATTCCCAAAATGTCCTGGGGCCTCTTTCTCTGTAGCTGATTAGCGCTGCCAACCCCATAGCTTTCCGGGAAATGTAGTTCAATGATAATCCGTTCGCTCCCTCCTCCGCCTCTTCTCTCCACGCGGAGGTCCCAGCGGGAGGAGAGGACTGGGGGCCAATACTGAGGGTCCAGAAGAGAGCAACTGGGGGCTCAGACGTTTGGGTCCTGGAAGGTCTGTCTCTCCTGTGTGACTGAAACAGGAAACCAGAAAAACAGGGACCACAACTCTCACAAGTCCAGCAACAAGGAGCTGTCAGATCTAAGTAGGGACAGTACTCCCAATCACGAGTAATAAAAATcctcagggccgggcgcggtggctcacgcctgtaattccagcactttgaaaggccaggtgggcggattgcctgcggtcaggagttcgagaccagcctggctaacatggtgaaacccctctttactaaaaataaaaaattagctggacatggtggcacacatctgtagtcccagctactcgggaggctgaggcaggagaatcacttgaacccgagaggtggaggttgcagtgagctgagatcacaccactgcactccagcttgggtgactcggtcttcaaaaaaaaaaaaaaaagtcttcagaagTACCCACCTTTTCCTCCActcccttacacacacacaaacacacacacacacatacacacacacacacacacacacggcagcTCTGACTCCAAAAAAGCTGCAGAGACAGAGGTTGGTGCTGTAGACTTTTAATTCATACCTCCTGCTCTCTTACCTGCGGCAGCTGAGTTGGGAACAGTGCTGTAACTGTAACAATTGTACTGTAAGTGTAACTCCCTGATAAGCTTGGAGGCATGGGATCCTGGATGAGTAGATAGGGGATGTGATCAGAGTTGACTAAGTTTAAGATTTCTTCTTTCACCCTCCAAAAAAAAGCAAGGGACTCCTGAGATCTCGACAATCCTGTCCACCTTGGCCAGACCTCGTGCTCCTGCCTGGATTTGAGGCTGGGTCCAGTGTCTGCAGGCCGTTAGATCCTTTTATCTCAGACCTGCCCAAAGCCAGATGTAATGGTTCTGGGTGTTCAGGGGCAGACAATGGTTAGCAATGAGCACAGTGCTTGCCAGCTTGTCACAAAAACAGAGGGTGTGTTTATGCCTCCACGCTTCCAGAAAACAGATCCCAGACCCCCAGCGGCCCACCTGCAGAGAAAGACCATCTTCCTTCATTGTGAGAGGAAACCTGAACTCAGACCCAATATATGCAACTCTGGCAGTTtatgagcttaaaaaaaagtgTCCCTGGATCCCTGGAAAGTTCTGCTCCAGAAGCTGCACCATTTTAGCAGTGATCCCTCACCCCACTTTCACGTTTTAGCCTGTctgctcaaaacaaacaaaaaaaagtctttgagGGGCTGGAGGGCTGGCtggacggagtcctgctctgctCACCAACTACCCCAGCTTCTCCAGAGACTGtgaacagagcaagacgctggcCAACTAGAGATGGTTTGTTTTCCATCTCGATTTTTCCAGCAATGGTGGGGCGCTCATTAGATGCTACAATTAGGTTGTACATTCATTAGATTCTTCActtggccaggtgtgctggttcacgtctgtaatcccagcattctgggaggccaaggtgggaggattgcttgagcccaggagttcaagaacagcctgggcaatatcacaagacctagtctctacaaaaattttaaaaaattatccgggctgggcatggtggctcacgcctgtaatgccagcactgtgggaggccgaggtgggtggatcacgaggtcaggagattgagaccatcctggctaacacagtgaaaccccatctctactaaaaatacaaacaaaaattagctgggtgtggtggcagtcgcctgtagtcccagctactccagaggcggaggcagaatggcatgaactcgggaggcggagcttgcagtgagctgagatcgtgccactgcactctggcctgggctacagagagactccgtctcaaaaaatatatataaataaataaataaaaaataaaattatccgggccgggcactgtggctcacgccagtaatgccagcactttgggaggccgaggcaggtggatcacaaggtcaagagatcaagaccatcctggccaacataaaaatacaaaaattagctgggcatgatggcgtgtgcttgtagtcccagctactcaggaggctgaggcaggagattcgcttgaacccaggaggcggaggttgcagtgagccaagatcacgccactgcactccagcctgggcaacagggcgagacccaACAGGGCGaggccactccagcctgggcaacagggcgagaaaacaaaaactaaaaagattatTCACCTTAGTTATCTGGATTTCCAGAACCCCATCCTGTCTCTAAGGGCCCTGCAGGGTTCTTTACAGGCATCAAATCTGGCCCTCTCTAGAAGAAGTCTCCCTCTAGAATCACTCCAGAAACACAGAAGGGGACTTGGTGAATGTTTGCTCTGGACAATCATATTTTCCTTCAGACTTTGGAGGACCCAAGGGAGAAGTAACCCCTCTTCTAGAATAGACCAGAGGGAGAGTTTCCTATTCCTGGGGGCAGCCATCTGGAAGTACTGTAGATATGGGCTGGGAAGAGCAGTTGGGCACTGTGGCTTCTAGAACTGCCTGCCAGCCATCAGGAAAAGATGTTTTGCTAGTTCTAGAATGTTCGGACAGTTCCAGAAAGGTCCCCCTTCTCTCCAACTCTCCCAACTAGAATCGCTCTGGAAACGGGCACCCATTTGCTTCAGGAACACCACAGACTTCTCCAGAAGATGCCAGGCCTAGAGCCATGTACTGCTGGCTCTAGAAAGATCAGGCTATTTCAGAAAATCTCCCCGGCTCTCAAGGCTCAGCCAATGTCCAGAGTGGAGACAAGTCTGCATTAATGCCCACCCACTCGGGCAGGAAGGCAGCCTCTGGCTTAAAGATCTTCAGGAACTCAGAGTCTGGCAGGGTGAAGTTGGCCAGGTAGACAGTGTCTCCGCCAGCCAGGTAGGCAGCCCAGAAGCCGAAGGTGCCAATGGTCATAATGGTGTGGTTGCACTGTGTGAGCAGGGCAAAGTCTTTCCACGGTGTAGCCTCCTGTCCATCGCCAGCAAACGTCACGTCGCCCTGGGAGGTGTCGATGTTTTCTTTACACCACTCCATGCCGTTGCTGGTAACCACAAAAACGGGGGCTTCGTGCCGTGCCCGGAACCAGTCCATGGCCTGCCGGAGGTAGGCGCTGTCGCCCACCACACCCTTCCAGCGCTGAGGCATAACCTGCAGATAGTCCCCACGGCGCACGTGGACGCCCACAAAGGTGCGCGGGCGGTCCCCCGTGCGGCCCAGGCGGAGCTGACCCAGCACGCTCTGCGCCTCTTCCCGAAGGTGGTCGTGCAGGGTGAACTCCCTGCGGATCTGTTCCCGTAGATGGTGGAAGAAAGTCCAAGAGCAGGGGAAGCCAGAGAGCTTCAGGAAAGGATCCCTCAAGTCCGCATACTCCTCTGACATCCAGTCGTGAAGCTGCAGCTCCCGCCACGGTGTGCGGCTGTCCACTTCTGGGGCCAGCACTGGCAGGGTGATGCGGAATACCGGCGCCAGGGCGGTATGCATGGCAGGCAGGATGAAGGCCCGGCGGCCATTGAGCTGGGCCAGAGCCAGCAGCGTGGCATACTGTCCCATCTGATTACCGAACCGACCATCGGGATAGATAGTCCAGGTGCCGGAGAGGGAGGCAGAGTTCTGGGGACAGGAAGAGGAGGTGTTGGGGCCCACCGGGGTACCTGGCAGGCAGAAGATGGCCACCGGGGGTGTCACCAGGCGGCGATCTGGACACAGGATCGACAGGCGTAGGCCATGTGGAAAGCTGTCTTGGTGGAtatggaggaagaaggagagcGCAGAGAGGACACAGACTAGCAGGAAGGCCAGGCAGAGCTGACGACGGCTCGGGGGCCACATGGCTGCAGGGGAGGAAAGGTGAATTAGCAAATACACAAAGACtagggaggggaggctgaggagggatgtGGGGGAAGGGAGGTGCCTGGGGTGCAGCACTCCTTAGTCCCAGGGAAAGAGAAAGTCACAGGTTTAGACTCCTGGGGCTGAGGTAGAGAGCGCCGGAGTCCTAGGTTTGAGGGATGAGAGCCTTGGAATTTCGGGGCATGGGGATTGGAAAACAAGTGGTTTTCAAGATAGCCATGAtttggctgggcgccgtggctcacacctgtaattccagcatattgagaggctgagatgggaggattccttgagcctaggagttcaagatcagcctgggcaacagagcaagactccgcttttacaaaaaaattttaaaattagcttggcatgggccgggaggggtggctcacacctgtaattgcggcactttgggacaccaaggcgggcggatcacctgaggtctggagtgggagaccagactgaccaacatggagaaaccctgtctctacttaaaatacaaaagtagccaggcgtggtggcgcatgtctgtaatcccagctactagggaggctgaggcatgagaatcgcttgaacccgggaggcgggggttgtggtgagccgagatcgtgccattacactcgagcctgggcaacaagagtgaaattccgttcccccccccaaaaaaaaaatagcttggcaTAGCGGCACGtgtctgtggtttcagctacACCGGATGCTAAGGCGGGAGGACCCCCGGAGCTCACAATGAGCCGCGATAGCACCactgactgcactccagcttgggcgacagagagggaccctctcaaaaaaaaaaaaaaaaaaaaaaaaaaaaaaaagcaaaacagacagCCATGGTCCAGGTTCCTGCACCTTTCCTGCAGGAATCTCGAGTCTCCCCTCCTGTAAGGTCCGCTGATACTGGACTCTTCTATCAGCCTGTTTCTCAGGAGTGGCTGTCTGTGAGGAACAAAATCCACCACAGAGGTGGTGATGGGAAGCGATAGTCAAAGTAAAACAAGAGAGGCTGGAGGGTCAGGAGCGGAAGCAGCATCTTGGTTCCTGGAGAAGTAATGGCTGGGGAGGCGGCGGAGAGTCTTAGGGCCTTAGGAAGACTTGGAGAAGAGGTTGGGGGTGCACCTCCTGGCTCTGAAGGAGTTGTTGCTGGGTCCCAGGCACCGGCAGTCCCCACTTACCCGAGCTGCTTGCAGGTGGCAGATCCACAGTCCGCTTTGCGTGGCCGGAGCGCGCCCTC
The sequence above is drawn from the Macaca thibetana thibetana isolate TM-01 chromosome 19, ASM2454274v1, whole genome shotgun sequence genome and encodes:
- the FUT1 gene encoding galactoside alpha-(1,2)-fucosyltransferase 1; protein product: MWPPSRRQLCLAFLLVCVLSALSFFLHIHQDSFPHGLRLSILCPDRRLVTPPVAIFCLPGTPVGPNTSSSCPQNSASLSGTWTIYPDGRFGNQMGQYATLLALAQLNGRRAFILPAMHTALAPVFRITLPVLAPEVDSRTPWRELQLHDWMSEEYADLRDPFLKLSGFPCSWTFFHHLREQIRREFTLHDHLREEAQSVLGQLRLGRTGDRPRTFVGVHVRRGDYLQVMPQRWKGVVGDSAYLRQAMDWFRARHEAPVFVVTSNGMEWCKENIDTSQGDVTFAGDGQEATPWKDFALLTQCNHTIMTIGTFGFWAAYLAGGDTVYLANFTLPDSEFLKIFKPEAAFLPEWVGINADLSPLWTLAEP